One Armatimonadia bacterium DNA segment encodes these proteins:
- a CDS encoding putative ABC exporter domain-containing protein: MAALIYLRLHLLKNGLLSLVSSPKRLIVTLFFLLWVGASFASVAMTRFMGPHGAVPVPALPVDQVRLGLIVLLIVFTLGSIERGFEGAVFSFPAADYDFLFPTPIPRRLVVAFRVGLDALVMLADVGIVVVFLTPLAMGLVMREASVGRMVLVWIAAGLYMLFAVNLARIIELLLTNVQAILGISKGAVRVVVWVVGVAFLWGGGYVVFGEESGPAAVMAVLSHPPYSYLLTPLLAVAAFVTGEGHPLFSSPAASMSLLLLLAAACTVGVCVLDRDVAEATLEHSARVARMRAAARSQDIERMTGESLREGSFSRRSLILRWREPSLALPYKLIAETAHANRWQWGAWLVVMVGLAFLARLMSGDELLLRSLPGPAAAYVLLLSSSFQGLRFRSELTHITLLRTFPITASRQLLGLTAPRALLHSALLLGGMLCFWLGHPLRGVHLSVAVACCLPLGSITSGLVGAVVSCIFPNSTDPGQRFLGGLLHTFGVGLALMPCLILVAMGMAFALPGLLLGLLGNAGLLPVAFVIMLLGNWALGRFQPGED; the protein is encoded by the coding sequence ATGGCAGCCCTGATCTACCTGCGTCTACATTTGCTCAAGAACGGGCTCCTGTCGCTGGTGAGCAGCCCGAAGCGTCTCATCGTCACCCTGTTCTTCCTCCTCTGGGTCGGCGCGAGCTTCGCCTCGGTGGCAATGACGCGCTTCATGGGTCCGCACGGTGCAGTACCTGTCCCAGCGCTGCCGGTCGACCAGGTGCGGCTCGGTCTGATCGTACTACTGATCGTCTTCACCCTCGGATCGATCGAGCGTGGCTTTGAGGGCGCCGTCTTCAGCTTCCCCGCTGCCGACTACGACTTCCTGTTCCCCACTCCCATCCCCCGGCGGCTGGTAGTGGCTTTCCGCGTCGGCCTCGACGCCCTGGTGATGCTGGCAGATGTAGGCATCGTCGTGGTCTTCCTCACACCGCTGGCTATGGGCTTGGTCATGCGGGAGGCCTCAGTGGGCCGGATGGTCCTCGTCTGGATAGCCGCCGGCCTCTATATGCTCTTTGCTGTGAATCTGGCCCGAATCATCGAGCTCTTGCTGACGAATGTGCAGGCGATCCTCGGCATATCCAAGGGTGCGGTCCGTGTCGTCGTCTGGGTGGTCGGAGTGGCCTTCCTGTGGGGTGGCGGATACGTGGTCTTCGGCGAGGAGTCGGGACCGGCGGCGGTCATGGCGGTGCTTTCGCATCCTCCCTACAGCTACCTGCTCACGCCCTTGCTGGCCGTGGCAGCCTTCGTGACGGGTGAGGGGCATCCGCTGTTCTCCAGTCCTGCGGCGAGCATGAGCCTGTTGCTTCTCCTGGCCGCGGCGTGTACAGTGGGGGTCTGCGTCCTGGACCGCGATGTCGCCGAGGCAACCCTTGAGCACTCGGCACGTGTGGCCCGGATGCGCGCTGCCGCACGCTCCCAGGACATCGAGCGCATGACCGGGGAATCACTGCGCGAGGGGTCCTTCAGCCGCCGGAGCCTGATCCTGCGGTGGCGAGAGCCGTCTCTGGCACTTCCCTACAAGCTGATCGCCGAGACAGCCCACGCCAACCGCTGGCAGTGGGGAGCCTGGCTCGTGGTGATGGTGGGGCTTGCCTTCCTGGCGCGCCTGATGTCGGGCGACGAGCTCCTTCTTCGGAGCTTGCCCGGACCGGCCGCCGCCTACGTCCTGCTCTTGTCCTCAAGCTTCCAGGGACTGCGGTTCAGAAGCGAGCTGACTCACATTACGCTCCTGCGGACCTTCCCGATCACCGCCTCTCGGCAGCTTCTGGGTCTGACTGCGCCGCGTGCGTTGCTTCACTCGGCGCTTCTGCTGGGCGGGATGCTCTGCTTCTGGCTCGGACACCCCTTGCGGGGAGTCCACCTGTCTGTCGCCGTCGCCTGCTGTCTGCCTCTGGGGTCGATCACCAGCGGCCTCGTAGGCGCCGTGGTGTCCTGCATCTTCCCGAACTCCACCGATCCCGGCCAGCGCTTCCTGGGCGGCCTGCTCCACACTTTCGGAGTCGGCCTGGCCCTGATGCCCTGCCTGATACTGGTAGCCATGGGGATGGCCTTCGCCCTACCGGGACTGCTCCTGGGCCTCCTTGGCAACGCGGGACTACTCCCCGTGGCCTTCGTCATCATGCTCCTGGGGAACTGGGCGCTCGGCCGTTTCCAGCCCGGCGAGGACTGA
- a CDS encoding ABC transporter ATP-binding protein, with product MSYFADTVQPAAPLPPPLLAVNGLDKYYRDFAAVQNVSFAVGPGEIVGLIGPNGAGKTTVLRCIAGVLRPTAGDIYCAGYNLATQTREAKLALSLVPETPNLYELLTVREHLRFIHMAYGETGDFDSRADGLLQRLDLWDKKDALITTLSKGMKQKVAVACAFMHSSRLFMFDEPLIGIDPAGQRMIRDMMVSSAAAGAAVLVSSHILDTVEHLCHRVLILDHGTVIAAGNLEELRAGTRMGDDVSLEDIFLALTDRPETP from the coding sequence ATGAGCTACTTCGCGGACACCGTGCAGCCTGCTGCACCACTCCCGCCGCCTCTGCTGGCCGTCAACGGCCTGGACAAGTATTACCGTGACTTTGCGGCCGTCCAGAACGTCTCCTTTGCCGTAGGGCCTGGCGAGATCGTCGGCCTCATCGGCCCCAACGGTGCGGGCAAGACCACGGTCCTGCGCTGCATCGCCGGTGTTCTGAGACCGACCGCCGGTGACATCTACTGCGCCGGTTACAACCTGGCCACTCAGACCCGGGAGGCAAAGCTCGCCCTCTCGCTGGTGCCCGAGACGCCGAACCTGTACGAGCTGCTCACCGTCCGCGAGCACCTCCGCTTCATCCACATGGCCTACGGCGAGACCGGCGACTTCGACAGCCGTGCCGACGGCCTGCTCCAGCGACTGGACTTGTGGGACAAGAAGGACGCCCTGATCACCACCCTCTCCAAGGGCATGAAGCAGAAGGTGGCCGTCGCCTGCGCCTTCATGCACTCCAGCCGCCTGTTCATGTTCGATGAGCCGCTCATCGGCATCGACCCGGCCGGCCAGCGGATGATCCGGGACATGATGGTCAGCTCCGCCGCCGCGGGAGCCGCCGTTCTGGTCAGCTCACACATCCTCGACACCGTCGAGCACCTGTGTCACCGCGTCCTGATCCTCGATCACGGAACGGTCATAGCCGCCGGCAACCTCGAGGAGTTGCGCGCCGGTACGCGCATGGGAGACGACGTCTCCCTGGAGGACATCTTCCTGGCTCTCACAGACAGGCCGGAGACGCCCTGA
- a CDS encoding FAD-dependent oxidoreductase produces the protein MRTMTAYLLGFLLMTAAGAAEEVSLISGLDNRPQVDEFIGNLRSAMAEPVTEPRTEGSGAMRVRLFGHPSLETPPQFSATSVRGGLRYCDWRPYQQLLLDVYNLDEAPLQLVLFARSSAKEYTLPLSLPPGAWTTVRVPVADVQAAGVDTAAMTALGLRLDSGRRTQASRIVLDNVRLTGADVAAIRATRAREDAAYRVRPRPQPLRTPAVESVAELLTDKGKVRRVVDAPVVANPEVLVVGGGLAGVAAVVTAARMGADALLIERAGSLGGMATTGLVPPAFRKELNEGIVAEFLKRLEQVGGTAEMWNPEIMKVVLLDMVRESGAKLMLYTTAVDAIVRDNVIRGVMVEGKSGPQAILSRIVIDCTGDGDVAAWAGAPFEIGRGRDEETQTQTLVFLLGNVDTTKLLPARPKLPDLVAKARAEGGLTTRFAGGAAIQPVILGEHGVANINSINIPQVSGLKVDDLTYSHIEAQREALQLVDFYRKYVPGCEGCYLLQSAEFIGVRESRRIVGEYVLTGEDVLQGATFRDAISRGFYPIDIHAADGTGDAAGIHLSRSYEIPYRCLVPKKIANLLVAGRCISADHVAHGSVRVMGTTMPIGEAAGCAAALCIAKNRSPRSLQGDQIRRRLEDFSSWPSPGTQVPDNLALSSKGTVASADSIFSGNAPDNAIDGLVTTSQSSRWLSDYSDPPHWLQLDFSAPQTVKQVKLYFFDPEGDTIYLARGLEVQVQQEGKWRTVAAVTDNAQLRPTLNFAPVTTGALRVVFTTGCAGDNMIRLREVEVH, from the coding sequence ATGCGAACTATGACGGCGTACCTTCTGGGTTTCCTTCTCATGACTGCGGCCGGCGCCGCGGAGGAGGTCTCCCTGATCTCCGGTCTCGACAACCGACCGCAGGTCGACGAATTCATCGGCAACCTCCGCTCAGCCATGGCCGAGCCCGTCACCGAACCTCGCACCGAGGGCAGCGGGGCCATGCGTGTGCGCCTGTTCGGCCATCCTTCACTGGAGACGCCGCCGCAGTTCTCCGCCACCAGCGTCCGCGGTGGTCTGCGCTACTGCGACTGGCGGCCCTACCAGCAGCTACTTCTCGACGTGTACAATCTGGACGAGGCGCCACTGCAACTCGTCCTCTTCGCCCGCTCCTCGGCGAAGGAGTACACGCTTCCGCTCAGCCTTCCACCGGGTGCCTGGACGACGGTTCGGGTGCCGGTGGCTGACGTCCAGGCTGCCGGAGTGGATACCGCCGCCATGACGGCGCTCGGTCTCAGACTCGACAGTGGCCGTCGCACTCAGGCCTCCCGGATCGTGCTGGACAACGTCCGCCTGACCGGCGCTGACGTCGCCGCAATCCGGGCCACCAGAGCCCGCGAGGATGCCGCCTATCGGGTCCGTCCGCGTCCTCAGCCGCTCCGAACCCCGGCCGTCGAGAGCGTTGCCGAGCTTCTGACCGACAAGGGCAAGGTCCGCCGGGTCGTGGATGCGCCCGTTGTCGCGAACCCCGAAGTCCTGGTCGTCGGTGGCGGACTGGCCGGAGTGGCCGCCGTCGTCACCGCTGCCAGGATGGGCGCAGACGCCCTGCTCATCGAGCGCGCCGGTTCCCTCGGCGGCATGGCGACGACCGGCCTGGTGCCCCCTGCCTTCCGCAAGGAGCTCAACGAGGGCATCGTGGCCGAGTTCCTCAAGCGCCTCGAACAGGTCGGCGGCACGGCCGAGATGTGGAACCCGGAGATCATGAAGGTCGTGCTCCTCGACATGGTCCGCGAGTCCGGCGCGAAACTCATGCTCTACACGACCGCCGTCGACGCCATCGTGCGCGACAACGTGATCCGCGGCGTGATGGTCGAGGGCAAGTCCGGTCCTCAGGCAATCCTCTCGCGCATCGTGATCGACTGCACCGGTGATGGTGACGTCGCAGCCTGGGCCGGAGCACCCTTCGAGATCGGCCGTGGCAGAGACGAAGAGACGCAGACCCAGACGCTCGTGTTTCTCCTCGGCAACGTTGACACCACGAAGCTGCTTCCGGCGCGCCCCAAGCTGCCGGACCTCGTTGCGAAGGCTCGTGCCGAGGGCGGTCTGACGACCCGCTTCGCAGGCGGCGCCGCGATCCAGCCCGTCATCCTCGGCGAGCACGGCGTCGCCAACATCAACTCCATCAACATCCCGCAGGTCAGCGGCCTCAAGGTCGATGACCTCACCTACTCACATATTGAGGCCCAGCGGGAGGCCCTCCAGCTCGTCGACTTCTACCGCAAGTACGTGCCCGGTTGCGAGGGCTGCTACCTGCTGCAGAGCGCCGAGTTCATAGGAGTCCGCGAGAGCCGCCGCATCGTCGGCGAGTACGTCCTCACGGGCGAAGATGTCCTGCAGGGCGCGACCTTCCGCGACGCCATCAGCCGCGGCTTCTACCCCATCGACATCCATGCCGCCGATGGTACCGGCGACGCGGCCGGAATCCACCTGAGTCGTTCCTACGAGATACCCTACCGCTGCCTGGTGCCCAAGAAGATCGCCAACCTCCTGGTGGCCGGTCGCTGCATCAGTGCCGACCACGTGGCTCATGGCTCAGTCCGCGTGATGGGAACCACTATGCCCATCGGCGAAGCTGCGGGTTGTGCGGCCGCACTCTGCATCGCCAAGAACCGCAGCCCGCGCTCCCTGCAGGGCGACCAGATTCGACGCCGACTGGAGGACTTCAGCTCGTGGCCTAGCCCGGGAACGCAAGTCCCCGACAACCTCGCCCTGTCCTCCAAGGGCACCGTGGCCTCCGCCGATTCCATCTTCAGCGGGAACGCGCCGGACAACGCCATCGACGGCCTGGTGACCACCAGTCAGAGCAGCCGGTGGCTCTCGGACTACTCAGACCCGCCCCACTGGCTCCAACTCGACTTCTCCGCCCCGCAGACGGTGAAGCAGGTCAAACTCTACTTCTTCGACCCGGAGGGCGACACCATCTACCTCGCCCGCGGGCTCGAGGTCCAGGTGCAGCAAGAGGGTAAGTGGCGTACGGTGGCAGCCGTCACCGACAACGCCCAGCTACGCCCGACCCTCAACTTCGCCCCGGTCACTACCGGGGCTCTGCGCGTTGTGTTCACCACCGGCTGCGCCGGCGACAACATGATCCGTCTGCGCGAAGTGGAGGTCCACTGA
- a CDS encoding DUF6785 family protein codes for MSETLRKDPPTADSAPASVTPRAVCLGVVSIVAVVFFIHWAELVLGGSRGHTAMANTSIPVGAFTSLVALLGLSRLLGRLAPRLRLSESELVVVYCMTAVASVLASSGAIHFIVPAIAAPYHFASAENNWEALFYRYIPGWIGPTDERLLNRFFDGGEAVPVSIWLGPSVVWCGFILAWALCSLSMAAIVRRQWVDSERLTFPTVYVPLSMTAEDGAFWRNKLAWIGIAIPFLIGTLNTLNLNFPSIPKLEVRNIDLSSSFKDQPWNAMGGLSVSFYPFVVGIAFLLSSEVTFSCWFFFLMTKLVRVMGAVFGISDWGTTSASRFPFEDQQGAGAFLALTVLALWIGRKELRKAISAAFQWGQEEEEDTPRWPVWGFLATFAAMLGFCRAAGMSWGIPLALLGLSLAYLVAATRIRAETGNAWLFGPRVDPQTLVVTTLGSRNIMPQDLTIMAYLSSIASFDLRCVTMPHQLDALKIAEARHIPRGKLTWALALGLAIGIPVAFWGALLVWHNIGALSKADTWRTLMGKAPFDRLQGYLVAPQPPDLLGLVFVGCGLLFTVFLFAMRSNLMAWPFHPVGYAIANTGSMRNQWFPFLLAWVAKTTILRYGGPQLYRQVLPFFLGLVVGDFLNGGLYTLIACFIPSMHVYPVNW; via the coding sequence GTGTCTGAGACGCTCCGCAAGGACCCGCCGACGGCCGATTCCGCGCCAGCCTCCGTCACTCCGAGAGCAGTGTGCCTCGGCGTGGTGTCCATTGTTGCCGTAGTGTTCTTCATCCACTGGGCCGAGCTTGTGCTGGGCGGCTCACGCGGGCACACGGCAATGGCCAACACCAGCATCCCCGTTGGTGCCTTCACCTCCCTGGTAGCCCTGCTGGGTCTGAGTCGACTGCTTGGGCGGCTTGCTCCTCGCCTGCGCCTGAGCGAGTCCGAGTTGGTCGTCGTCTACTGCATGACCGCAGTGGCCAGCGTGCTGGCCTCCTCCGGCGCAATCCACTTCATCGTACCCGCCATCGCCGCTCCCTATCACTTCGCTTCGGCGGAGAACAACTGGGAGGCCCTCTTCTACCGGTACATTCCGGGATGGATCGGCCCCACGGACGAGAGGCTGCTGAACCGCTTCTTCGATGGCGGTGAGGCGGTGCCCGTCAGTATCTGGCTGGGCCCCTCGGTCGTGTGGTGCGGGTTCATCCTGGCCTGGGCGCTGTGCAGCCTGAGCATGGCGGCGATTGTGCGTCGCCAGTGGGTCGATAGCGAGCGACTGACCTTCCCGACGGTGTACGTGCCGCTGAGCATGACGGCGGAGGATGGGGCCTTCTGGCGCAACAAGCTGGCCTGGATCGGGATTGCGATTCCCTTCCTGATCGGGACGCTGAACACCCTCAACCTGAACTTCCCGTCGATTCCGAAGCTGGAAGTGCGCAACATCGACCTGTCGAGCAGCTTCAAGGACCAGCCCTGGAACGCCATGGGTGGGCTGTCGGTGTCCTTCTATCCCTTCGTGGTCGGGATCGCTTTCTTGCTGTCGAGCGAGGTCACCTTCTCGTGCTGGTTCTTCTTTCTGATGACGAAGCTGGTGCGGGTCATGGGGGCGGTGTTCGGGATTTCGGACTGGGGTACGACCAGCGCTTCCCGCTTCCCCTTTGAAGATCAGCAGGGAGCCGGCGCCTTCCTGGCGCTGACGGTACTGGCCCTGTGGATCGGTCGCAAGGAACTGCGGAAGGCCATCTCGGCGGCTTTCCAGTGGGGACAGGAGGAGGAAGAGGACACCCCGCGGTGGCCCGTGTGGGGTTTCCTGGCCACCTTTGCGGCGATGCTGGGGTTCTGCCGGGCAGCCGGGATGAGCTGGGGCATTCCGCTCGCGCTGCTGGGGCTATCACTCGCGTATCTGGTTGCGGCGACGCGGATTCGGGCAGAGACGGGCAATGCCTGGCTGTTCGGGCCTCGGGTCGATCCGCAGACACTGGTGGTCACCACTCTTGGGTCACGCAACATCATGCCCCAGGATCTGACCATCATGGCGTATCTGTCGAGCATCGCCAGCTTTGACCTGCGGTGCGTGACGATGCCGCATCAACTCGACGCCCTCAAGATCGCCGAGGCCCGCCACATCCCCCGGGGCAAGCTGACCTGGGCGCTGGCGCTCGGCCTCGCGATAGGGATTCCCGTGGCCTTCTGGGGTGCGCTGCTTGTGTGGCACAACATCGGCGCTCTGTCGAAGGCGGACACCTGGCGGACGCTGATGGGGAAGGCGCCCTTCGACCGTCTGCAGGGCTATCTCGTGGCACCGCAGCCGCCTGACTTGTTGGGGCTGGTGTTTGTGGGCTGTGGGCTGCTCTTCACGGTGTTCCTGTTCGCCATGCGGAGCAACCTGATGGCCTGGCCCTTCCACCCCGTGGGCTATGCCATCGCCAACACTGGGAGCATGCGGAACCAGTGGTTCCCCTTCCTGCTGGCCTGGGTGGCGAAGACGACCATCCTGCGCTATGGCGGCCCGCAACTGTACCGGCAGGTTCTGCCGTTCTTCCTGGGCCTGGTGGTCGGCGACTTCCTCAACGGTGGCCTCTACACCCTGATCGCCTGCTTCATCCCCAGCATGCACGTCTACCCGGTAAACTGGTAG
- a CDS encoding ribosomal protein L7/L12 — translation MPEQQWAVIITSVPPAGGFLSKLFGGGPQAPVLAAIESVTALPLKQARALLSRTPVQLARFATQQEAKVAAQTLEDAGATCEVRAL, via the coding sequence ATGCCCGAACAGCAGTGGGCCGTCATCATCACCAGTGTTCCGCCGGCCGGAGGGTTCCTGTCGAAGCTCTTCGGAGGCGGTCCGCAGGCGCCCGTACTGGCCGCCATCGAAAGTGTTACCGCCCTTCCCCTCAAGCAGGCCAGGGCACTCCTCAGCCGCACGCCGGTCCAGCTTGCCCGCTTCGCCACCCAGCAGGAAGCGAAGGTCGCCGCGCAGACTCTCGAGGACGCCGGGGCAACCTGCGAGGTCAGGGCGCTCTGA
- a CDS encoding Gfo/Idh/MocA family oxidoreductase: protein MGEKLGVAVIGLGMMGERHARIWSELPQTKLVAVYDLVPERSREVAARLGAEAAESLEAVLARPDVQIVSVCTDDQSHVEPCVKAAQAGKHVLVEKPLATSIEDCDKILGAFGESGTKLMVGHVVRFDPRYATAKQAIADGEVGDIIQAFGRRNNIVASGRRIAPRTSVAYFLGVHDIDILRWFVGSEIVRVYAESCSKVLADVGSEDTIFTVMKFANDAVGCLETCWVVPEGVANTLDARMEVVGTAGRVAVRVGDESCDISSQQRTRRPDIAYGMLMLDQQYGALRTQLEHFADCVINDKEPLVSCEDARAAVAVAAAIHRSLDTGAPVTL from the coding sequence ATGGGCGAGAAGCTCGGAGTTGCCGTGATTGGCCTGGGAATGATGGGCGAGCGGCACGCGCGCATCTGGTCTGAACTACCGCAGACGAAGCTGGTCGCGGTCTATGACCTTGTGCCGGAGAGGTCGCGAGAGGTCGCTGCGCGTCTGGGAGCTGAGGCGGCTGAGAGCCTGGAAGCTGTGCTTGCCAGGCCTGACGTGCAGATTGTGAGCGTGTGCACCGACGACCAGTCGCATGTGGAGCCCTGTGTGAAGGCGGCTCAGGCGGGCAAGCACGTGCTGGTGGAGAAACCGCTGGCGACGAGCATCGAGGACTGCGACAAGATACTGGGGGCCTTCGGCGAATCCGGAACGAAACTGATGGTCGGGCATGTCGTGCGCTTTGACCCGCGCTATGCCACTGCGAAGCAGGCGATTGCGGACGGTGAGGTCGGCGACATCATCCAGGCCTTCGGTCGGCGCAACAACATCGTGGCCTCCGGACGACGCATCGCCCCGCGGACCTCGGTAGCCTACTTTCTGGGAGTCCACGACATCGACATCCTGCGCTGGTTCGTGGGCTCGGAGATCGTGCGCGTGTATGCCGAGTCGTGCAGCAAGGTCCTCGCGGACGTCGGCTCGGAGGACACGATCTTCACGGTGATGAAGTTCGCCAACGACGCCGTGGGTTGCCTCGAGACCTGCTGGGTCGTGCCGGAGGGAGTGGCGAACACCCTCGATGCGCGGATGGAAGTTGTCGGGACCGCAGGGCGTGTTGCGGTCAGGGTCGGAGACGAGTCCTGTGATATCTCCTCGCAGCAGCGGACACGGCGGCCGGACATCGCCTACGGTATGCTGATGCTCGACCAGCAGTACGGAGCCCTGCGAACGCAGTTGGAGCACTTCGCCGACTGCGTGATCAACGACAAAGAGCCGCTGGTGAGCTGCGAGGATGCGCGAGCCGCTGTCGCCGTGGCTGCGGCGATCCACCGATCTCTGGACACGGGCGCTCCGGTGACGCTGTAA
- the rdgB gene encoding RdgB/HAM1 family non-canonical purine NTP pyrophosphatase, which translates to MTEQGKPGVRRLVVATRNEGKRKELAELLADLGVEVLSLADFPEAPEVEEPYETFAENAAEKATVIARETGEWAVADDSGLVVDALGGEPGVHSSRLAATDAERIAWILGHMAQVAEESRQAHFTCVVALASPEGLVGEWEGAVQGTIAQEPAGTEGFGFDPVFYYPPAGKTFAQMSRQEKSAVSHRGRALVRFREAFGAFCE; encoded by the coding sequence ATGACGGAACAGGGAAAGCCTGGGGTGCGCCGGCTGGTTGTGGCAACGCGCAACGAGGGCAAGCGGAAGGAACTGGCGGAGCTCCTCGCCGACCTGGGAGTAGAGGTGCTGTCCTTGGCCGACTTCCCGGAGGCGCCGGAGGTGGAGGAGCCCTACGAGACCTTCGCCGAGAACGCTGCTGAGAAGGCGACCGTGATTGCCCGCGAGACCGGCGAGTGGGCTGTGGCGGATGACAGCGGTCTTGTGGTTGATGCGCTCGGTGGCGAGCCAGGGGTGCACTCCAGTCGCCTTGCGGCCACGGATGCTGAACGAATCGCCTGGATTCTCGGGCACATGGCACAGGTGGCGGAGGAGAGTCGGCAGGCCCACTTCACTTGCGTCGTCGCGCTGGCCTCGCCGGAGGGTCTGGTCGGCGAGTGGGAAGGTGCGGTGCAGGGCACTATCGCGCAAGAGCCTGCGGGGACGGAAGGCTTTGGGTTTGACCCCGTGTTCTACTACCCGCCGGCCGGAAAGACCTTCGCGCAGATGTCACGGCAGGAGAAGAGTGCTGTGAGTCACCGCGGTCGGGCCCTGGTTCGCTTCCGGGAGGCTTTCGGCGCCTTCTGCGAGTAG
- a CDS encoding PspA/IM30 family protein, whose product MWNRIKRLFRAMFGWLIGGAENPELVLRQLRDDLRNKIPELNRQVAEVIKHEKMLEMQLERQTQTVVTLQPQVEAAVKAGPGRKEAAKALIVQLQSSQAEMAETQAALQKAKENSAQMLQMRTAFEQKVRQQMQEAMRQISRYKRAEAEKEMAEIMGSFEVGDEADELQRMTEKVDEKLARAEARLQVSSSSVDNQIAQIQVEASTDSAELAYQEYQRQLGLTPETPAAEQPAKTMEAIPVAPATPPAAPPAAPPPGQKREEAQQDVNWAQQNTDSQQQQ is encoded by the coding sequence ATGTGGAACCGCATCAAGCGGCTGTTTCGCGCTATGTTCGGCTGGCTCATTGGTGGGGCCGAGAATCCCGAACTGGTCCTGCGCCAGCTTCGCGACGACCTGCGCAACAAGATCCCGGAGCTGAACCGGCAGGTGGCCGAGGTTATCAAGCACGAGAAGATGCTCGAGATGCAACTGGAGCGGCAGACCCAGACCGTCGTCACCTTGCAGCCGCAGGTGGAGGCCGCTGTGAAGGCCGGGCCGGGGCGTAAGGAGGCTGCGAAGGCGTTGATCGTGCAGCTCCAGTCCTCCCAGGCCGAGATGGCAGAGACGCAGGCGGCCCTTCAGAAGGCGAAGGAGAACTCGGCCCAGATGCTGCAGATGCGCACGGCCTTCGAGCAGAAGGTGCGTCAGCAGATGCAGGAGGCCATGCGCCAGATCTCGCGGTACAAGCGTGCCGAGGCCGAGAAGGAAATGGCCGAGATCATGGGGAGCTTCGAGGTTGGGGATGAGGCCGACGAGCTCCAGCGGATGACAGAGAAGGTCGACGAGAAGTTGGCACGGGCGGAGGCCCGGCTGCAGGTCTCGTCCTCGAGCGTCGACAACCAGATCGCCCAGATCCAGGTGGAAGCGTCGACCGATTCCGCCGAACTGGCCTACCAGGAGTACCAGCGTCAGCTCGGCCTGACTCCGGAGACCCCTGCGGCGGAGCAGCCGGCCAAGACGATGGAGGCGATTCCAGTGGCTCCTGCGACGCCGCCTGCAGCGCCACCGGCAGCACCGCCTCCGGGCCAGAAGCGGGAGGAAGCCCAGCAGGATGTGAACTGGGCTCAGCAGAACACGGACTCCCAGCAGCAGCAGTAG